The Sulfurospirillum halorespirans DSM 13726 genome has a window encoding:
- a CDS encoding mobile mystery protein B codes for MIDSTKPIDDATPYHDLSGLKLPKNKTYMLSDIYIKEAENIAIATLKYLSAPPSKKEAPFSYDWMLKLHEEMFCNVWDWAGKLRHNELSIGIKAYLVPMELKKLVDDLAFWVKHKTYDHYEIAARIHHRAVFIHPFSNGNGRWSRMLANIYLRQNGLMPVKWQEDLLAKENPKRSDYIQALKKADQSDFADLITMHHQTY; via the coding sequence ATGATTGATAGTACAAAACCCATTGATGATGCGACACCCTATCATGATCTCTCAGGATTAAAGCTCCCCAAAAATAAGACCTATATGTTAAGCGATATTTATATTAAAGAGGCTGAAAATATTGCTATTGCAACCCTAAAGTATTTATCAGCACCACCTTCCAAAAAAGAAGCCCCATTCTCTTATGATTGGATGTTAAAGCTCCATGAGGAGATGTTTTGCAATGTATGGGATTGGGCAGGGAAGCTTCGTCATAATGAACTATCAATTGGTATCAAAGCTTATCTCGTACCAATGGAACTTAAAAAGTTAGTAGATGATTTAGCCTTTTGGGTTAAACATAAAACGTATGATCATTATGAAATTGCTGCACGTATTCATCACAGAGCCGTTTTCATTCACCCTTTTTCTAATGGGAATGGTAGATGGAGTCGTATGCTTGCTAATATCTATTTACGTCAAAATGGACTTATGCCTGTTAAGTGGCAAGAGGATTTATTGGCAAAAGAAAATCCAAAACGCAGTGATTACATACAAGCACTTAAAAAAGCAGATCAGAGTGATTTTGCAGATCTGATAACCATGCATCACCAAACGTATTAA
- a CDS encoding helix-turn-helix domain-containing protein yields MMRNQLVEKIEQRRKQLKISLENLAKLSQLGMRTVNRFFAGDDVKLSTVESITNILGLDFAGNEVVPFEQLQKNRAHQKAQFMASLVQSTSALEMQGLEKEVLEKMIAGFEQAFLSGEYKKRLWVA; encoded by the coding sequence ATGATGAGAAATCAACTGGTTGAAAAAATTGAACAACGACGCAAACAGCTCAAAATCAGTTTAGAAAACCTTGCTAAGCTAAGTCAACTAGGTATGAGAACTGTTAATCGTTTCTTTGCAGGCGATGATGTAAAGTTAAGCACAGTTGAAAGCATTACCAATATTTTAGGACTTGATTTTGCAGGTAATGAAGTTGTTCCTTTCGAACAGCTACAAAAAAATAGAGCTCATCAAAAAGCACAATTCATGGCATCACTGGTTCAAAGTACCTCGGCACTTGAAATGCAAGGGTTAGAAAAAGAAGTCCTTGAGAAGATGATTGCTGGGTTTGAACAAGCATTTTTGAGCGGTGAATATAAAAAAAGATTGTGGGTAGCTTAA